One Clavibacter zhangzhiyongii genomic region harbors:
- a CDS encoding acyl-CoA carboxylase subunit epsilon has protein sequence MSDARDAAGTTGGSPAPLGGLRVLGGAPTEEEIAAVTAVLAALATQPVVEQPARPAPDAWQRSQRAVRGTLVPGPGRWRGFAG, from the coding sequence GTGAGCGACGCGCGCGACGCGGCGGGCACGACCGGCGGATCCCCGGCCCCGCTGGGTGGGCTCCGCGTCCTCGGCGGTGCTCCCACGGAGGAGGAGATCGCCGCGGTGACCGCCGTCCTCGCGGCCCTCGCCACCCAGCCGGTCGTGGAGCAGCCGGCGCGCCCGGCCCCCGACGCCTGGCAGCGCTCGCAGCGGGCCGTCCGCGGTACGCTCGTCCCCGGCCCGGGGCGCTGGCGGGGCTTCGCGGGCTGA